The genome window AGAGGGACGCGGGGGGGTTCAGGGCCACCCTCCCCTCGTCCCTCTGTCCCCCCGCAGGAGCGAGGAGCGCAAACTGCTGTCCCCCCGCTCCCTGCCGCGCCGGCCCTGcaaggtgctgctggcctcgctgcacagcctctcccagcagctggatgaGAGTGAGTGGGGGTCCGGGGGGGGACCCCGGAGCCGCCTACGCCCCCCACCCCTAACCCTCCCCCCTTTGTTTCGCAGTGTACAGCGGGCCGGGGGAGGAGGCGTcgctggagctgctgctgagcgaTGCggaggcggcgcggggccggcgggcgcagctggagctggaggcgCGAGCGGCTTTCCTGCGCTTCATGGCCTGCGCCCTGCGCGGCTACCGCTCCTTCCTGCGCCCCATcgcccccgcgcccgccccggccggccgCGACGCCGGCAGCCTCTTCGCCCtgcagggtgggtgctggggaaatgggagtgggggctgggggggttggGCTGGATTGaaccccccctgccctgtcccctcaGGGTTCCTCAAGTCGCGGGAGCGGGCGTACCACCGGTTCTACGGGCAGCTGCTGCGCACCCAGCTCTTCACCCAGTTCATCGAGGACTGCTCCTTCGCCAGCGACCGAGACCCCTGCCTCGAGTTTTTCGACACCTGTGTGGATAAGGTGGGTCCCACCAGCTCCGCGTCGCGtccctgtgtgtccccccccacccccagtgacaccctgtgccccctccccaggtgcaggcGGAGCTGGAGAAGCCGGAGGACAGCCCCCTGATGGAGCTGGACGACCCGCGGGGCGGCGAACACACCGTCTTCATCACCCCCCCCGAGCAGCCGGCGGGTCCTGATGGCACCGAGCTGCCGGCACGATACCGGTGAGACACCCCCCAtcatcccccagccccactgctccccGGGTCCCCCCAACTCAGCCTCTACTCATCCCCCCCAGTTACGATGGGTTCCCCACGCTCCgccctgagctgctggagcCCCCCCGGGACCCGCTGGtggcccagctgtgccaggccaGGAGCagtgcccccagcagcccagccccgcgCAGGACCAAGCAGGTGAGCGAGGCCAATGCTGTGACGAGTTGGCCGGGCCTCAGCAGGGGGGGGGATGGTGAGGGGCGTGGGATGCCGgctgcccaccccagctccctcctcttcctcccctcgTCCCCAGGAGATGAAGGTGGCCCAGCGCGTGGCCCAGAAGTACTCGTCGGTGCCCGACATGTGGGCCAAGTGCCTGCTGGGGCATTGCTACGGGCTCTGGTTCCTCTACCTGCCCACCCACGtccgcgccgcccccgccaAGCTGCGGGCGCTCCAGCTGGCCTATGAGGTCCTGCGCAAGATGGAAGCTCACAAAGTGGTGCTCCCGGATGAGGTAGGTGGcgtttggggcagggggggctgccTAGGGTGGGTGGGGGGACCCCGGCCACCCCTGATTGACGGTGGCTGCCCCCCCCTAGGTCTGCTACCGCATCCTGATGCAGCTCTGCGGGCAGTACGGGGAGCCCGTGCTGTCGGTGCgggtgctgctggagatgaAACGCGCCGGCATCGTGCCCAACACCATCACCTACGGCTACTACAACAAGGTGACGGGGAGCACACGTGTGGGGCGGGGGGTCAGGGGGGTCCCCACCGGCCCCTCACCGTGTCGTGCCCCCCCCCGTCGCAGGCGGTGCTGGAGAGCAAGTGGCCGGCGGGCACCCAGAGCGGGCGCCTGCGCTGGGCCAAGCTCCGCAACGTGGTGCTGGGGGCCGCCCAGTTTCGGCAACCCCTGCGGCAGCGGGAACGCCgggccgccgccaccgccgcccccccaggtgggtggggatgggggggtgcgggggggggggcaaggagGCCGCTGTGACCCTGCTgacagccccctccctccctcctgcaggtGGCCGAGCCCCCCCAGCGCCCCGTCCCAGCCTGCAGCGACAGACCACCTGGGCTGGGCGCAGCCTGCGGGacgcccccccggccccccggctGGTGAAGAGCGGCAGCCTCAGCTTCCCCAGCAACACCCACAGCgaggggggccggggagggctgggggagcccccagccacccgccccccccctctTCCCGTAGCTCCGGACCCGCTGCCTCCCCGGCTGCGGGGTCCCCCTGGCTCGGCCGACGGGAGCCTGTCGGACATCAGCTTTGCCACGGACGAGAGCGACCGGGCGGACGAGGGGCCGGTGGGCAGCGGGGGGCCGGTGGGGGGCAcgccgcggcgggggctggctgccaaactgcagcagctgctgtccccCGGCAAGCGGCCCCCGCTCCGGCCAGCCGCCAGCACCGAGCTCCCCGCCGGAACCCGCGACGCCGCCGACGCCGCCTGCCCGCGCCGGGGGTCCGAGCAGCGGGATGGGGAGCCCCTGCCAcgccgcggccccgccgagAGCCTGCTGCGCCCACGGGAGCGCCCCGAATCCACCGCCTCCGAGGTACCCGGCTTCTCTGCGGCCACGGCGGTTGCCCCTGGGCCCGGCCGTGCCGCTGACGCCGCCTGTCCCCCCAGAGCTCCGTCTCGCTGGGCAGCGAGCTGGACCTGTCCGACACCTCGGTGGGCAGCGCCGGCGTCCCCAAGTCCGAGCCACTGGCCGATGGGGCCACCGGGCAGGAGCCGCCTGCCGTGGAGGTGAGtctgggtgggggggtgggggtctcCATCCTGCTGTGGCCACCGCCCCGGTTTCTGCCGCCGGGGCTGACGGTGGTGCCGGTGGCGGCCAGGTCCTGCTGTCCAGCTGCTCGCGGTGCCAGGGCTGCGGCGCGCTGGTGTACGACGAGGAGGTGATGGCCGGCTGGACCTCCGACGACTCCAACCTCAACACCACCTGCCCCTTCTGCGGCCGCTCCTTCGTCCCCTTCCTCAGCATCGAGATCCAGGACTTCCAGCTGCCCCCCAGGTGGGACCCCCTGGCCTGCTGGGACCTTGCGCACCCCCCGTGTCCCCCACGAGCAACCCTCCTGTGCCCCAGCCTCCCTGGTGCCCCCAGGTCCCCTCTTCAACTGCCCACCAGTGTCCCCTGTCTTCTCCCTGGGGACAAACCCCAGTGTCCTGCACCCCCTAGgtgtccccagtgcccccagttACCCTCTTTGCTGCCCACCGGTGTCCCCTGTCCTCTCCCTGGGGACAAACCTAATGTCCCACATATTGTCCAGTGTCCCTGGTGTCCCCAACGTCCCTCCTTGCTGCCAACCGCTGTTCCCCTACCTTCCACCCTCTGGGGGAAAATGCCCATTTCCCGCATCTGTCCTGGTGTCCCCAGTGtccctcacccccccaccccgcacccGCTGCCTACAGGTGCCCCCCGTCCTCTGGGGGGAACCCCAGTGTCCTCACCCACCATACCCCCCCCCTTCCATCCTCTGGGGAGATCCCCAACATCCTGCATCCTGcctggtgcccccccccccatttccaTAACCCCCCCTTTGCTGCACAGCACCGCTGAGGAtggctccctccctgctccgGCCGCGCAGGGACCGGTGCTCAGCGACCGCCGCCACTGCCTGGCGCTGGATGAGGCCGAGCCGGAGCTCTGCAACGGCTGCCCCGACGCGGCGGTACGGTGCCAGGCATGGAGAAGGGGGGGCCCCGCGTGAGGGTGGGGCGTCCCAACTGGGGGGTGAGTGTGTCCCCCTTCTCCCGCAGGTGCCGCGACGGTTGGAGCGGGTGGCTTTCGCCTACTTGAGCCCCTTGGTGCTGCGGAAAGAGCTGGAAAGTTTGGTGGAGAACGAAGGCGGGGAGTTCCTGGCGCAGCCGGAGCTGGTGGACAGCCACCCCATCATCTACTGGAACCTCGTCTGGTACTTCCAGCGCCTGGGGCTGCCCAGTAACCTCCCCCGCCTCCTCCTGGGCTCCCAGCACGTCGCCCCGGCCCCACAGGTAAGGCAGGAGGGctctggggtggggtggggggtctcggggtggggcgggggggtcgCTAACCCGGTACCCACCTGGCTGTCCCACAGGCGCAGCCCCCCGACTCCCCCTGCGTGCGCGTGCGGCTGCTCTGGGACGTCCTGACCCCCGAACCTGACAGCTGCCCCCCGCTTTACATCCTCTGGAGGCTTCACAGTGAGTcggggggcggtggggaggggggggaccGGAGTGGTGGGGTGGCACTGACCCCTCCCCATCCCGCAGGTAACGTCCCCACGCGGCTGCGGTCATGGCGGCCCCACGGCCACCCCTTCTCGCTGGCCTTCCTGGAGGCCGTGCTGAGCCATGTGGGGCTGAGCGAGGTGCACAAGGCCATCGCGCTCTTCCTCGAGACACTGGCAGCCCCCGGGGGACCCCGGCACCTGCAGAGGTAGGGctgtgacccccccccccccccacgaccccctccaccagcccccccatccctccctctcactgctctgcctccccaggAGCATCTACCGGGAAATCCTCTTCCTCACGCTGGCGGCGCTGGGCAGGGACCACATGGACATCGGTACGGGGCGCTcggggagcggctggggggggggtctgggggccCCCCTATAATGCTGATGGCTGGTATGTCTGTGTCCCCCCCTCCTCGCAGCTGCCTTTGACAAGAAGTACAAGTCGGCCTACAACAAGCTGGCTGGgagcctggggaaggaggagctgcggcggcggcgggcgcagccccccagctccaaAGCCATCGACTGCCGCAAGAGCTTCGGGGCCACGCTCGAGTGCTAGAGGTGCCCCCCCCAGGAACGGGAGGGGGGTCCCAggccagcccctctgctccccagtccaggagggggggtcccaggccagcccctctgctccccagctcgggaggggggggtcccaggccagcccctctgctccccagcttGGGAGGGGGGTCCCAGGCCAGCCcaccccctctgctccccagctcgGGTGAGGGGGGTCCCAggccagcccctctgctccccagttCCTGGATTGTGTGTGGGGGGAAGCCCCTGCATCGCCCCTGGCTCACAAAGGGTTTTATATGTCagtgttaatatatttttatttatttattgccccccctccccccacctcagCACCCCCTCCTTGcttgtgctggcagctgggtgaGTGCCGGgacagctggggggggggggcgggggctcTATGTATcgccccctccccatcccccaccaCTGCCCCCCATATACCTGCacctgggggtggggtggtgttgGGGGGttatgggggtgggggggtttgGGGGACGCCCCCCCCCTCGCACTGTGCAATaggagccccctgccccaggggtctgtaaataaaagctgctgcagtattttcccTGCCGCCTCCCCGGGCGCCTtcttgggggggaggggggcaccccCCCAGGGGGGGCGCAGgactcggggggggggggggggggggcggcagccaTCTTGGGGCCTGGCAAaggcctgggggctgctgcgAGGCCTCCGAGGCGCCAGGGCCCTGCcgggggctgggagggggggccgaggcgggggctgcgcggccTTGCCCGGTACCGGAacctgccccgccccccccccccaagtggCGTCGCACTGGGCCACGTGCAGGCCGGTACCGGGCGCCACGTGGGCCAGGCGCGGGGCAGCTACGGCGGCCGCTGCGGGCCCAAATTCCCCCGCGAGCGGAGgcgggttggggggggggggggcggggggggcgggttGCCCGCCGACACCGCGCGCCGCCGCGGTACCCGGATGTCCAGGCTCGGGGACCCATTAAAGGCGCCCCGCGGGGAAGCTGGGCGATTTTCCATTGGTGGAACAAAGCGCCAATCTTCGCCCCCACCCACCATTAAGAAGCGGGGGGTGGGCTCGGTGTGGAAGCGAATGGATTCGATTGGTGGGGCGTCGCGTCCGTCGTAGCGCCGCGCCAATAGGCATCGCGGCTAGGGTCGGGAGGCGGGGcgagcgcggcggggccgctgcCCAATCAGCGGCATTGTTTGTGGTGGTGCCGGCTGCGCTCCGCGGCGGCTGGTGGCTGCGGCGCCGCGTCTGctccgcccgcccggcccggcccggccccggctcggccccagggcccccccccccggcgcccccggccccaAGGGCCGCGCCCCCCGAGCCAGGTGAGGGctgcgggggcggcggggccgggcacGGTCGCGGGGGAAGGGGTGCCGGtgggggcggggcagggcccggcccggcgggggagggggtgggggcagggctCGAGCTTtgaggcgggggcggggggggggctgtatTTGGGGAGCAGCACCCGTGGGGCCTGGGGGCTTCTGCTGGCAGGAGGTAGAGCCTGCGGGTTGGGGGGGCAGAGGGCGGGGGGAGCAGTGTCGGAGGGGGGGCAGAGCTCGGGGATTGGGGGCGTAGAGcagaggggtttggggggggcagagcagaggggtttggggggggcagagcagaggggtttggggggcagggaggcagagcagggatttgggggggcagagctcaggggtTGGGGGGCGTGGGGCAGAGCTCAGAGATTGGGGGTTCAGAGcagaggggtttgggggggcagaggggtttgggggggcaGAGCCCCCGCCTTCTGGGGTTGGCAGTGCAgagtgtgtgggggggtggggagctaCAGAggattttggggagggggggctgcagTCAAGCCCAGGGTTTGGGGGGCaggcccagccctggggcatgGGCGTGGATACCCCGCGGTGAAGCGGGGTGCTGGGTGTTGGCTCTgtggggccggggggccggtccctgcccggggggggctgcctgggccgGGGTGGGGCCGCCTGGGCCGGGGGGCGGTGGGGTAGCAGGGGGTGGGcgctgcctggctgcaggccTGGGGTGCgtggggggtccctggggcggggagggggcagccgcctccccctccccagggcgGGGCGGGATGGCTGCCTCCCCATCACCTGGAGGGTCTGGGGGGAGCGGGGTCTGCGCCCCCCACCTCGGCGTTGGGTACCGCTGCTGGGTGGGGAGCGCTGGCGAGTGATGCTCTGATGGAGTGGCCCCCCCgatggcagggtgtgtgtgtgtgggggggggcttggggctggctgctccccccATCACCCGGGGGGACACCCTCTTTGTTCCCTCCTCTTCTGCCGGATTTCGGGAGCGATTCCCGTTTCCTTCTGCGATTCCCGTTTCCTTCTGCGTTGCCATCGCGGCGTTTCCCTCttccctggggagggaggcGATGGGAGCGGGTGATTGTCCCTGCCTcgctttgctgctgcttgggaaaCCAGGTTTTCTGCCCTGCGGGATTCCTTCCTTCGCTccccccccctacccccccaccccatatTTCTTGGTGCTGCTTCCCCATGGCAAAACCAGGAGGGGGGCAGCCAGGAAAACTTTCACATCTCTTACCATGGAGCAGGAGAGTCCAGCAACTCCCTCCTCCTTCCGTgtgggcagccctgcccgcaCCCCTTCCCCTTTTACCCTGGGGGGGTGAAAATCTCGTTTCATCCCTCTGGCTTGGCGTTTGGAAAACTGGGCAATGTGCTTCCTCTCCCCTTTTGCCCAATTTCCTGAAAGATGAGCGTTGGAGGCGTTGAAAGGTGCTTTGCCTTCCCCTCGGCACCCAGGAGGGTCTCTCGGATGCTGG of Falco rusticolus isolate bFalRus1 chromosome 19, bFalRus1.pri, whole genome shotgun sequence contains these proteins:
- the DENND4B gene encoding DENN domain-containing protein 4B isoform X1 — translated: MSDEKPPQLVDYFVVAGLTDTSRPLEEESQQHRPARPSEPITDVAVIIRSQGEEVPHGFTCIETTTSGHPVDLNAGLLNNPQMFICYKRGRDKPPLIELGVHYEGKDRPKPGYKILDTTPYSRSANLNSGGPGHQRTFLTYRRAAEPHGHNTLGVTDICLVMPSKGESTPHTFCRVDKNLNTSMWGPALFLCYKIAMAKANTLVYEAGLLGRYPEQDSESFPLPESVPVFCLPMGATIESWPADTKYPLPVFSTFVLTGASGDKVYGAAIQFHEAFPRERLSEKQSLRLGLLSVVDRRPVAGRSLQTRKSICVLSHWPFFDVFRKFLMFIYRYSISGPHVLPLETHISHFMHNVPFPSPQRPRILVQMSPYDNLLLCRPVSSPLPLSGASFLTLLQNLGPDNAVALLVAVLTEQKLLIHSLRPDVLTSVGEALVAMIFPLRWQCPYIPLCPLALADVLCAPVPFIVGIHSSYFDLYEPPRDVIFVDLDTNTIFQSEERKLLSPRSLPRRPCKVLLASLHSLSQQLDEMYSGPGEEASLELLLSDAEAARGRRAQLELEARAAFLRFMACALRGYRSFLRPIAPAPAPAGRDAGSLFALQGFLKSRERAYHRFYGQLLRTQLFTQFIEDCSFASDRDPCLEFFDTCVDKVQAELEKPEDSPLMELDDPRGGEHTVFITPPEQPAGPDGTELPARYRYDGFPTLRPELLEPPRDPLVAQLCQARSSAPSSPAPRRTKQEMKVAQRVAQKYSSVPDMWAKCLLGHCYGLWFLYLPTHVRAAPAKLRALQLAYEVLRKMEAHKVVLPDEVCYRILMQLCGQYGEPVLSVRVLLEMKRAGIVPNTITYGYYNKAVLESKWPAGTQSGRLRWAKLRNVVLGAAQFRQPLRQRERRAAATAAPPGGRAPPAPRPSLQRQTTWAGRSLRDAPPAPRLVKSGSLSFPSNTHSEGGRGGLGEPPATRPPPLPVAPDPLPPRLRGPPGSADGSLSDISFATDESDRADEGPVGSGGPVGGTPRRGLAAKLQQLLSPGKRPPLRPAASTELPAGTRDAADAACPRRGSEQRDGEPLPRRGPAESLLRPRERPESTASESSVSLGSELDLSDTSVGSAGVPKSEPLADGATGQEPPAVEVLLSSCSRCQGCGALVYDEEVMAGWTSDDSNLNTTCPFCGRSFVPFLSIEIQDFQLPPSTAEDGSLPAPAAQGPVLSDRRHCLALDEAEPELCNGCPDAAVPRRLERVAFAYLSPLVLRKELESLVENEGGEFLAQPELVDSHPIIYWNLVWYFQRLGLPSNLPRLLLGSQHVAPAPQAQPPDSPCVRVRLLWDVLTPEPDSCPPLYILWRLHSNVPTRLRSWRPHGHPFSLAFLEAVLSHVGLSEVHKAIALFLETLAAPGGPRHLQRSIYREILFLTLAALGRDHMDIAAFDKKYKSAYNKLAGSLGKEELRRRRAQPPSSKAIDCRKSFGATLEC
- the DENND4B gene encoding DENN domain-containing protein 4B isoform X3 — protein: MSDEKPPQLVDYFVVAGLTDTSRPLEEESQQHRPARPSEPITDVAVIIRSQGEEVPHGFTCIETTTSGHPVDLNAGLLNNPQMFICYKRGRDKPPLIELGVHYEGKDRPKPGYKILDTTPYSRSANLNSGGPGHQRTFLTYRRAAEPHGHNTLGVTDICLVMPSKGESTPHTFCRVDKNLNTSMWGPALFLCYKIAMAKANTLVYEAGLLGRYPEQDSESFPLPESVPVFCLPMGATIESWPADTKYPLPVFSTFVLTGASGDKVYGAAIQFHEAFPRERLSEKQSLRLGLLSVVDRRPVAGRSLQTRKSICVLSHWPFFDVFRKFLMFIYRYSISGPHVLPLETHISHFMHNVPFPSPQRPRILVQMSPYDNLLLCRPVSSPLPLSGASFLTLLQNLGPDNAVALLVAVLTEQKLLIHSLRPDVLTSVGEALVAMIFPLRWQCPYIPLCPLALADVLCAPVPFIVGIHSSYFDLYEPPRDVIFVDLDTNTIFQSEERKLLSPRSLPRRPCKVLLASLHSLSQQLDEMYSGPGEEASLELLLSDAEAARGRRAQLELEARAAFLRFMACALRGYRSFLRPIAPAPAPAGRDAGSLFALQGFLKSRERAYHRFYGQLLRTQLFTQFIEDCSFASDRDPCLEFFDTCVDKVQAELEKPEDSPLMELDDPRGGEHTVFITPPEQPAGPDGTELPARYRYDGFPTLRPELLEPPRDPLVAQLCQARSSAPSSPAPRRTKQEMKVAQRVAQKYSSVPDMWAKCLLGHCYGLWFLYLPTHVRAAPAKLRALQLAYEVLRKMEAHKVVLPDEVCYRILMQLCGQYGEPVLSVRVLLEMKRAGIVPNTITYGYYNKAVLESKWPAGTQSGRLRWAKLRNVVLGAAQFRQPLRQRERRAAATAAPPGGRAPPAPRPSLQRQTTWAGRSLRDAPPAPRLVKSGSLSFPSNTHSEGGRGGLGEPPATRPPPLPVAPDPLPPRLRGPPGSADGSLSDISFATDESDRADEGPVGSGGPVGGTPRRGLAAKLQQLLSPGKRPPLRPAASTELPAGTRDAADAACPRRGSEQRDGEPLPRRGPAESLLRPRERPESTASESSVSLGSELDLSDTSVGSAGVPKSEPLADGATGQEPPAVEVLLSSCSRCQGCGALVYDEEVMAGWTSDDSNLNTTCPFCGRSFVPFLSIEIQDFQLPPRCRDGWSGWLSPT
- the DENND4B gene encoding DENN domain-containing protein 4B isoform X2, translated to MSDEKPPQLVDYFVVAGLTDTSRPLEEESQQHRPARPSEPITDVAVIIRSQGEEVPHGFTCIETTTSGHPVDLNAGLLNNPQMFICYKRGRDKPPLIELGVHYEGKDRPKPGYKILDTTPYSRSANLNSGGPGHQRTFLTYRRAAEPHGHNTLGVTDICLVMPSKGESTPHTFCRVDKNLNTSMWGPALFLCYKIAMAKANTLVYEAGLLGRYPEQDSESFPLPESVPVFCLPMGATIESWPADTKYPLPVFSTFVLTGASGDKVYGAAIQFHEAFPRERLSEKQSLRLGLLSVVDRRPVAGRSLQTRKSICVLSHWPFFDVFRKFLMFIYRYSISGPHVLPLETHISHFMHNVPFPSPQRPRILVQMSPYDNLLLCRPVSSPLPLSGASFLTLLQNLGPDNAVALLVAVLTEQKLLIHSLRPDVLTSVGEALVAASTPATSTSTSPPGTSSSSTWTPTPSSMYSGPGEEASLELLLSDAEAARGRRAQLELEARAAFLRFMACALRGYRSFLRPIAPAPAPAGRDAGSLFALQGFLKSRERAYHRFYGQLLRTQLFTQFIEDCSFASDRDPCLEFFDTCVDKVQAELEKPEDSPLMELDDPRGGEHTVFITPPEQPAGPDGTELPARYRYDGFPTLRPELLEPPRDPLVAQLCQARSSAPSSPAPRRTKQEMKVAQRVAQKYSSVPDMWAKCLLGHCYGLWFLYLPTHVRAAPAKLRALQLAYEVLRKMEAHKVVLPDEVCYRILMQLCGQYGEPVLSVRVLLEMKRAGIVPNTITYGYYNKAVLESKWPAGTQSGRLRWAKLRNVVLGAAQFRQPLRQRERRAAATAAPPGGRAPPAPRPSLQRQTTWAGRSLRDAPPAPRLVKSGSLSFPSNTHSEGGRGGLGEPPATRPPPLPVAPDPLPPRLRGPPGSADGSLSDISFATDESDRADEGPVGSGGPVGGTPRRGLAAKLQQLLSPGKRPPLRPAASTELPAGTRDAADAACPRRGSEQRDGEPLPRRGPAESLLRPRERPESTASESSVSLGSELDLSDTSVGSAGVPKSEPLADGATGQEPPAVEVLLSSCSRCQGCGALVYDEEVMAGWTSDDSNLNTTCPFCGRSFVPFLSIEIQDFQLPPSTAEDGSLPAPAAQGPVLSDRRHCLALDEAEPELCNGCPDAAVPRRLERVAFAYLSPLVLRKELESLVENEGGEFLAQPELVDSHPIIYWNLVWYFQRLGLPSNLPRLLLGSQHVAPAPQAQPPDSPCVRVRLLWDVLTPEPDSCPPLYILWRLHSNVPTRLRSWRPHGHPFSLAFLEAVLSHVGLSEVHKAIALFLETLAAPGGPRHLQRSIYREILFLTLAALGRDHMDIAAFDKKYKSAYNKLAGSLGKEELRRRRAQPPSSKAIDCRKSFGATLEC